The Lysobacter enzymogenes genome window below encodes:
- a CDS encoding heme biosynthesis HemY N-terminal domain-containing protein, producing the protein MNLFRNLLFWIVLALVGALVAQLLLQDPGRVVVTYGGYDYLTNVPKALLMLVGGLLALWLVWKALSLPFVAMRRHRKKQARARLIDGLDALHQGHWSRAEKSLAQAARSRDTAAVAGVGAAHAAAARGDAAAQAQHLDAIASDYPAARALAAAEYALAEQRAGDALAALDAPAAQPLPPRGLALRAQALAALGRAGEAYGLLGALRQSNAWPAARLSQLEAQWAEAALREAADANVLADLWESLPKPLKSEPAAVAAYAERAADMRWEEAAAKSLEQALDARWDEPLAALYGRLPIGRLEARRAQAERWLAARSGSPGLLLSLARLARAQSQWPQAEAYLHRAVAQGAGSEAWEELGHGFAQVGDESRARLSYLNALRAARGEAPSELPGRDLRQKLFDEAVVEERDEFGMPRLRG; encoded by the coding sequence ATGAATCTGTTCCGCAATCTCCTGTTCTGGATCGTGCTGGCCCTGGTCGGCGCCTTGGTCGCGCAGTTGCTGCTACAGGATCCGGGCCGCGTCGTCGTCACCTACGGCGGCTACGACTACCTCACCAACGTGCCCAAGGCGCTGTTGATGCTGGTCGGCGGCCTGCTCGCGCTGTGGCTGGTGTGGAAGGCGCTGAGCCTGCCGTTCGTGGCCATGCGCCGGCACCGCAAGAAGCAGGCGCGGGCGCGCTTGATCGACGGCCTGGACGCGCTGCACCAGGGCCATTGGAGCCGCGCCGAAAAATCGCTGGCGCAGGCCGCGCGCAGCCGCGACACGGCCGCGGTGGCCGGGGTCGGCGCCGCGCATGCGGCGGCCGCGCGCGGCGATGCCGCGGCGCAGGCGCAGCATCTCGATGCGATCGCCAGCGACTACCCGGCCGCGCGCGCGCTGGCCGCGGCCGAATACGCGCTGGCCGAACAACGCGCCGGCGATGCGCTGGCCGCGCTCGATGCGCCGGCCGCGCAGCCGCTGCCGCCGCGCGGACTGGCCTTGCGCGCGCAGGCGCTGGCCGCGCTGGGCCGCGCCGGCGAGGCCTACGGCCTGCTCGGCGCGCTGCGCCAGAGCAACGCCTGGCCGGCCGCGCGCCTGAGCCAGCTGGAAGCGCAATGGGCCGAAGCGGCGCTGCGCGAAGCCGCCGACGCCAACGTGCTGGCCGACCTGTGGGAAAGCCTGCCCAAGCCGCTCAAAAGCGAACCGGCGGCGGTGGCCGCCTACGCCGAACGCGCCGCCGACATGCGCTGGGAAGAAGCCGCGGCGAAAAGCCTCGAACAGGCGCTCGACGCGCGCTGGGACGAACCGCTGGCGGCGCTGTACGGACGCCTGCCGATCGGCCGGCTGGAAGCGCGCCGCGCCCAGGCCGAACGCTGGCTGGCCGCGCGTTCGGGCAGCCCGGGGCTGTTGCTGAGCCTGGCCCGGCTGGCGCGCGCGCAGAGCCAGTGGCCGCAGGCCGAAGCTTATCTGCACCGCGCCGTCGCCCAGGGCGCCGGCAGCGAAGCCTGGGAAGAACTCGGCCACGGCTTCGCCCAGGTCGGCGACGAGAGCCGCGCGCGCCTGAGCTACCTCAACGCGCTGCGCGCCGCG
- a CDS encoding uroporphyrinogen-III C-methyltransferase has product MNDPADPVSLSPSAAAPARRGSSAWLWLVLLALIAAAGWFGWRQWQQREVLEREAAADDAQRLEALEQRVDTLRTNQDAQNRRIVQADSTNRVLRDELHGIGQRAALIEDSVSKLADPNRHGAQAMRLDETELLLTLGQQRLQIAGDLEGARRAYILAGGVLDGIDDPAYLSLRQTLLQETAALKELGIEPRMQAMAKLDALAQSLTLPEDSARPAVAEPSPWWRRAFGTLIETQPVDRTVASHPADRSAALAGLQLEISLARAAAERRDAPGYKIALKRAERWVQRLSAPSPTQEKQLASLRELAAMPLSLTVPTLGTTLQQLRQLRTAH; this is encoded by the coding sequence ATGAACGACCCCGCCGATCCCGTGTCCCTTTCTCCTTCCGCCGCGGCGCCCGCGCGCCGCGGTTCGTCCGCCTGGCTGTGGCTGGTGTTGCTGGCGCTGATCGCCGCGGCCGGCTGGTTCGGCTGGCGCCAATGGCAGCAGCGCGAAGTGCTCGAACGCGAGGCCGCGGCCGACGACGCGCAGCGCCTGGAGGCGCTGGAGCAGCGGGTCGACACCTTGCGCACGAACCAGGACGCGCAGAACCGCCGCATCGTCCAGGCCGACAGCACCAACCGGGTGCTGCGCGACGAATTGCACGGCATCGGCCAGCGCGCGGCGCTGATCGAGGACAGCGTGTCCAAGCTCGCCGACCCCAACCGCCACGGCGCCCAGGCCATGCGCCTGGACGAGACCGAGCTGTTGCTGACCCTGGGCCAGCAGCGCCTGCAGATCGCCGGCGACCTGGAAGGCGCGCGCCGCGCCTACATCCTGGCCGGCGGCGTGCTCGACGGCATCGACGATCCGGCCTATCTGAGCCTGCGCCAGACCCTGCTGCAGGAAACCGCCGCGCTCAAGGAACTGGGGATCGAACCGCGCATGCAGGCGATGGCCAAGCTCGACGCGCTGGCGCAGTCGCTGACCCTGCCGGAAGACAGCGCCCGCCCGGCCGTCGCCGAGCCGTCGCCGTGGTGGCGGCGCGCGTTCGGCACGCTGATCGAAACCCAGCCGGTCGACCGCACCGTCGCCTCGCATCCGGCCGACCGCTCGGCCGCGCTGGCCGGGCTGCAGCTGGAGATCTCGCTGGCGCGCGCGGCGGCCGAACGCCGCGACGCGCCGGGCTACAAGATCGCGCTCAAGCGCGCCGAACGCTGGGTGCAGCGCTTGTCGGCGCCTTCGCCGACGCAGGAAAAACAGCTCGCGAGCCTGCGCGAACTGGCGGCGATGCCGCTTTCACTGACGGTTCCCACCCTCGGCACCACACTGCAGCAGTTGCGCCAGTTGCGCACGGCGCACTGA
- a CDS encoding uroporphyrinogen-III synthase — MSREPTIPPRWYVISLRPSDEHEALRCIAAQYASALIELSPWSIRSENTAAARAALAAALQSTQVVVTSPNAVRALRDLCAADARAAAPTLPQPPQRAGQAWYAVGAGTAQALAEFGITDVRWPERMDSEGLLALPGLDRYAAGDSVGLLTAPGGRGAIAPTLAARGAQLRRADIYRREPAPLDRFMVARLIDARAPLLLALSSGEALQRVLERLPAEAAARLRQARVSAASARLAQLAREAGFATVGVAAGPGAEELLAPLAETTGT; from the coding sequence ATGAGCCGCGAGCCGACGATACCGCCGCGATGGTACGTGATCTCGTTACGTCCTAGTGACGAACACGAGGCGCTACGCTGTATCGCAGCGCAATACGCCAGCGCATTGATCGAGCTGTCGCCGTGGTCGATCCGCAGCGAAAACACCGCTGCGGCGCGCGCGGCCTTGGCCGCCGCCCTGCAGTCGACGCAAGTCGTGGTCACCAGTCCCAACGCGGTGCGCGCCTTGCGCGACCTGTGCGCGGCCGATGCGCGCGCGGCCGCGCCGACGCTGCCGCAGCCGCCGCAACGCGCCGGTCAGGCCTGGTATGCGGTCGGTGCCGGCACTGCACAGGCTCTGGCCGAATTCGGCATAACCGATGTTCGCTGGCCCGAGCGCATGGACAGCGAAGGCCTGCTCGCCCTGCCCGGCCTGGACCGCTACGCCGCCGGCGACAGCGTCGGCTTGCTGACCGCGCCCGGCGGCCGCGGCGCGATCGCGCCGACCCTGGCCGCGCGCGGCGCGCAGCTGCGGCGCGCCGACATCTACCGGCGCGAGCCGGCGCCGCTGGACCGGTTCATGGTCGCGCGCCTGATCGATGCGCGCGCGCCGCTGCTGCTGGCGCTGTCCAGCGGCGAGGCCTTGCAGCGCGTGCTCGAACGATTGCCGGCCGAGGCCGCCGCGCGGCTGCGCCAGGCCCGGGTCAGCGCGGCCAGCGCGCGGCTGGCGCAGCTGGCGCGCGAGGCCGGGTTCGCCACGGTCGGCGTCGCCGCCGGGCCGGGCGCGGAGGAATTGCTGGCGCCGCTGGCGGAGACGACGGGCACTTGA